In a genomic window of Dyadobacter fermentans DSM 18053:
- a CDS encoding sugar phosphate isomerase/epimerase family protein → MLKLGFNSAILADFGFEHVVQFAGNNGFSCVEMMCWPADNADSRRYAGVTHIDVNNLTDQKVSAIRHQLKEAGIFISALGYYPNPLDPDPNRSEYYIEHIKQVIRGAAKLDIPVVTTFIGRDPSKSIKDNLARFADVWPSIMKVAEENNVKIGIENCPMFFTDDEWPGGKNLAISPAVWDRMFEIIPDPLFGLNYDPSHMIWQMMDELLPIYNYKSRLHHVHLKDAKVYKNKLNNVGIMANPLEYHSPKLPGLGDVNWRGFFAALTDVRYRGPVVIEVEDKAYESNITDVKSAILTSRNYVSQFLG, encoded by the coding sequence ATGCTCAAATTAGGTTTTAATAGTGCGATCCTGGCCGATTTTGGCTTCGAACATGTCGTTCAATTCGCTGGAAATAATGGCTTTTCTTGTGTAGAAATGATGTGCTGGCCGGCCGACAATGCCGATAGCCGCCGGTATGCGGGCGTTACCCACATCGACGTCAATAATCTGACCGACCAGAAGGTCTCCGCCATCAGGCACCAGCTGAAAGAGGCGGGTATATTCATCTCGGCCCTGGGCTACTATCCCAACCCGCTCGACCCGGACCCCAACCGCTCCGAATATTATATCGAACACATCAAACAGGTAATCCGTGGCGCCGCGAAGCTCGACATCCCGGTGGTGACAACATTCATCGGCCGCGACCCGTCCAAAAGCATTAAGGATAACCTGGCCCGCTTCGCCGATGTGTGGCCGTCTATCATGAAGGTTGCCGAAGAGAATAATGTGAAAATAGGCATCGAAAACTGCCCGATGTTCTTTACCGACGATGAATGGCCGGGAGGCAAAAACCTGGCGATCAGCCCGGCGGTGTGGGACAGGATGTTCGAAATCATTCCAGATCCATTATTCGGACTGAACTACGATCCGTCGCATATGATCTGGCAAATGATGGATGAATTGCTACCGATTTACAATTATAAATCAAGGCTACATCATGTGCATTTGAAGGATGCGAAAGTTTATAAGAATAAATTGAATAATGTAGGCATTATGGCAAACCCCTTGGAATACCATTCGCCCAAACTTCCCGGCCTCGGAGATGTAAACTGGCGCGGTTTCTTCGCCGCATTAACAGACGTGCGCTATCGCGGGCCAGTCGTGATTGAGGTCGAAGACAAGGCTTACGAAAGCAATATAACCGACGTTAAAAGCGCGATCCTTACGAGCCGTAACTACGTTAGTCAGTTCCTGGGGTAG
- a CDS encoding Ppx/GppA phosphatase family protein gives MKRLTVAGRLIITALILGAIFVGYKYLGGQNALNQMAEDRAQSPQTEATTTESETSDPGATSTSEATTAGASTFTYTPPAPVDGKLKGVVELGASGFNSFVITVDKEKRWKLEKSEFGNSLVTENMATDEDVRIGLKKYIGTMLDYGVGSKDIHFVVSSGAAKADVTTKITRVLKSLGYVVNQVTPEQEGQLALKSVLPADYADKSFVVDIGSGNTKISWIDGGKVSALESYGAKYFQDGTDDSKVYQEVSAKAKQVPANLRNTCFIIGGVPFEMAKEVRKGKERYTTLSAPLAYSKLTNAKSKAGVNIYKAITDATGCQQFVFDWDANFTIGFLLGL, from the coding sequence ATGAAAAGACTAACAGTTGCCGGCCGGTTGATCATCACCGCGCTCATTTTGGGAGCCATTTTCGTTGGGTACAAATACCTCGGCGGCCAGAACGCGCTCAACCAGATGGCCGAAGACCGGGCGCAAAGCCCTCAAACGGAAGCTACAACCACTGAATCGGAAACTTCGGACCCGGGTGCGACATCCACCAGCGAGGCCACAACGGCCGGTGCCAGCACGTTCACCTACACGCCGCCGGCGCCTGTGGACGGCAAACTGAAAGGCGTGGTTGAACTTGGCGCGAGTGGTTTCAACTCATTTGTAATCACAGTTGATAAGGAAAAGCGCTGGAAACTCGAAAAATCGGAGTTCGGCAACAGCCTCGTAACCGAAAATATGGCCACTGACGAAGACGTGCGCATTGGCCTGAAAAAATACATCGGCACCATGCTTGACTACGGCGTGGGCAGCAAAGACATTCACTTTGTGGTAAGCTCGGGCGCGGCTAAGGCGGATGTGACGACCAAAATTACCCGCGTTCTGAAATCGCTCGGCTATGTGGTAAACCAGGTAACACCGGAGCAGGAAGGCCAGCTGGCATTGAAATCCGTGCTGCCAGCCGACTATGCCGACAAGTCGTTCGTGGTGGACATTGGCTCCGGCAACACCAAAATCTCCTGGATCGACGGCGGCAAAGTTTCCGCATTGGAATCATACGGCGCCAAGTACTTCCAGGACGGCACCGACGATTCGAAAGTATACCAGGAAGTGAGCGCAAAGGCCAAACAAGTACCGGCCAATCTGCGCAACACCTGCTTCATCATCGGCGGTGTGCCGTTTGAAATGGCCAAAGAAGTACGCAAAGGCAAAGAACGCTACACAACACTGAGCGCTCCCCTCGCGTATTCCAAACTGACCAACGCCAAATCCAAAGCCGGTGTGAACATCTACAAAGCCATCACCGACGCCACAGGCTGCCAGCAATTCGTATTCGACTGGGATGCCAATTTTACGATCGGCTTTTTGCTTGGGCTTTAA